The proteins below are encoded in one region of Peptococcaceae bacterium 1198_IL3148:
- a CDS encoding molybdopterin cofactor-binding domain-containing protein, translating to MINKSIMLNGAVKTVVVEPNATLADVIRNQLGLTGTKIGCNKGQCGACSVIMDGKVIRSCVTLMKRVPDGANITTIEGIGTPDDLHAIQLAWAVHGGAQCGFCSPGFIVSAKGLLDTNPNPTREDVRDWFQKHRNACRCTGYKPLVDAVMDAARVLRGEITKKDLAYKLPEDNRIKGGNYPRPSAIAKVTGALDYGADHLHKLPENTLKLALVQAKVSHANILSIDTTEAEAMPGVFKVVTHKDVKGKNRITGLITFPSNKGDGWDRPILCDTKVFQYGDAIAIVCADTEAHAKAAAEKVKVELEELPTYMSAPAAMADDAIEIHPGTPNVYFEQKTVKGEDTKAIFEKAAVVVEDDFYTSRQPHLPIEPDCGFAYYDDEGRLVIHSKSIGLHLHAAMIAPGMGIEPEKLVMVQNPAGGTFGYKFSPTNEALLGIACMATQRPVYLNFDMYQQITYTGKRSPFWTHLRYAADQDGKLLGMEYDFSVDHGPYSEFGDLLTLRGNQYIAAGYDIPNIRGIGRTVCTNHAWGAAFRGYGAPESEFPSEVLMDELAEKLGIDPLELRYKNVYRPGATTPTGCEPDVYSLPEMLDKMRPLYKEALARAEKESTADKKRGVGIAIGVYGCGLDGADSAEVRVELTPEGVTLYATWHDHGQGADMGCVVTSHEVLREIGLKPDQIKLVLNDTSKCPNGGPAGGSRSQVAVGNAIKNACEALVAAMKKADGSYRTYDEMVAENIPVSYTGKFTAPCTDCDENAQGNPFPTYMYGVFMAEVEVDINTGKTQVLKLTCVADVGTVMNKLVVDGQIYGGMTQALGFALSEDFEDLNKHTTLQNCGLPYIKDVPDNMEIIYVETPRPLGPFGASGVGEMPLTSPHAAIINAIYRACGVRITELPALPEKVLAGLKAKAAN from the coding sequence GTGATTAACAAATCTATTATGCTTAACGGTGCGGTAAAGACGGTAGTTGTTGAACCCAATGCAACGCTGGCCGACGTTATCCGCAACCAACTGGGACTTACCGGAACTAAAATTGGCTGCAATAAAGGCCAATGCGGGGCTTGTTCGGTAATTATGGACGGAAAAGTTATCCGCTCATGTGTCACCCTGATGAAAAGAGTTCCTGACGGGGCTAACATTACCACCATTGAAGGTATTGGCACCCCTGACGACTTGCACGCCATTCAATTGGCTTGGGCAGTACATGGCGGAGCCCAGTGTGGATTCTGCAGTCCTGGTTTTATCGTTTCAGCCAAGGGATTGTTGGACACCAACCCAAACCCCACCAGGGAAGATGTGCGGGATTGGTTCCAAAAGCACCGCAATGCTTGCCGTTGTACCGGTTACAAACCGCTGGTGGATGCAGTAATGGATGCTGCTCGGGTGCTGCGGGGCGAAATTACAAAGAAAGACCTAGCCTATAAATTGCCAGAGGACAATAGGATTAAAGGTGGCAACTATCCACGTCCCAGTGCCATTGCTAAAGTTACAGGTGCCTTAGATTACGGCGCAGATCACCTGCACAAATTGCCAGAAAACACTTTGAAATTGGCTTTAGTCCAAGCCAAAGTATCCCATGCCAATATTCTTTCCATAGACACCACTGAAGCAGAAGCTATGCCAGGTGTATTTAAAGTAGTTACCCACAAAGACGTTAAGGGCAAGAACCGCATTACCGGTTTAATCACCTTCCCCAGCAACAAAGGGGATGGTTGGGATAGACCAATCCTTTGTGATACCAAAGTATTCCAATATGGTGATGCCATTGCCATTGTTTGTGCCGACACCGAAGCCCATGCCAAGGCGGCTGCAGAAAAGGTGAAGGTGGAACTGGAAGAACTGCCGACCTATATGAGCGCTCCAGCAGCCATGGCCGATGATGCCATTGAAATTCACCCAGGAACACCAAACGTTTACTTTGAACAAAAGACTGTTAAAGGTGAAGATACTAAAGCAATTTTCGAAAAGGCCGCTGTGGTGGTAGAGGATGATTTTTATACCAGCCGTCAACCTCACTTGCCAATAGAGCCGGATTGCGGTTTTGCCTACTATGATGATGAAGGTCGCTTGGTAATTCATTCCAAGAGTATTGGCTTGCATTTGCACGCTGCCATGATTGCTCCCGGTATGGGAATTGAACCGGAAAAATTGGTGATGGTACAGAACCCGGCTGGAGGTACCTTTGGTTACAAATTTAGCCCCACTAACGAGGCACTGTTAGGGATTGCTTGCATGGCTACCCAAAGACCGGTTTACTTAAACTTTGATATGTATCAGCAAATTACCTATACTGGTAAGCGGTCTCCCTTCTGGACCCACTTAAGATATGCTGCTGATCAGGATGGTAAGTTGTTGGGTATGGAATACGATTTTTCTGTGGACCATGGCCCTTACTCAGAATTTGGTGACCTGTTGACACTGCGGGGTAACCAATATATTGCTGCCGGTTATGATATTCCCAATATTCGCGGTATCGGTCGCACAGTATGTACCAACCATGCTTGGGGTGCTGCCTTTAGGGGTTATGGAGCACCGGAAAGCGAATTCCCATCTGAGGTACTGATGGATGAATTGGCAGAAAAACTTGGTATTGACCCACTGGAGCTGCGTTATAAGAACGTTTACCGTCCAGGAGCCACCACCCCAACCGGTTGTGAACCGGATGTTTACAGCCTGCCGGAAATGTTAGACAAAATGCGTCCATTATATAAAGAGGCATTGGCCCGGGCAGAGAAAGAGTCCACCGCTGATAAAAAACGTGGCGTTGGTATCGCCATTGGTGTCTACGGTTGTGGCTTGGACGGCGCCGACAGTGCCGAAGTTCGGGTAGAGCTGACCCCAGAGGGAGTAACTCTTTACGCCACTTGGCATGACCATGGTCAAGGTGCCGATATGGGTTGTGTTGTTACCTCCCATGAAGTATTAAGGGAAATTGGTTTAAAGCCAGATCAAATTAAGTTGGTATTGAACGATACTTCAAAATGTCCAAACGGTGGTCCAGCCGGCGGCAGTCGTTCCCAAGTAGCCGTTGGTAACGCCATTAAGAATGCATGCGAAGCACTGGTGGCAGCCATGAAGAAAGCAGATGGCAGTTACAGAACCTACGATGAAATGGTGGCGGAAAACATTCCGGTGAGTTATACTGGTAAATTTACTGCCCCATGCACAGATTGTGACGAAAATGCCCAAGGCAATCCTTTCCCAACTTATATGTATGGTGTATTCATGGCTGAAGTGGAAGTTGATATTAATACCGGTAAAACCCAGGTATTAAAACTAACCTGCGTGGCCGATGTGGGTACTGTAATGAACAAACTGGTGGTGGACGGTCAAATTTATGGTGGTATGACTCAAGCCCTTGGTTTTGCCTTATCTGAAGACTTTGAGGATTTGAATAAGCACACCACGTTACAGAACTGCGGTTTACCATACATTAAAGATGTACCAGATAATATGGAAATCATTTATGTGGAAACTCCACGGCCATTGGGTCCCTTTGGCGCCTCCGGCGTTGGGGAAATGCCGCTGACCAGTCCTCACGCTGCCATAATTAACGCCATTTATCGGGCTTGCGGTGTGAGAATTACCGAGTTGCCAGCGTTACCAGAAAAAGTGTTGGCTGGGTTAAAAGCAAAAGCAGCTAACTAA
- a CDS encoding C-GCAxxG-C-C family protein encodes MADTTFRMFELAQQGLKCSQILLQLGLELQGKDNPDLIRASSGLAGGLGFTGRICGALTGGVCLLSLYAADNPRLYLMIDELVAWFEQQHPSINCYDIIGDDPKQKQDIAKCGAIVALTFDKVKEILEQQDISLTGDGND; translated from the coding sequence ATGGCGGACACAACCTTTCGCATGTTTGAACTGGCTCAGCAGGGGCTTAAATGTAGTCAAATTTTATTACAACTGGGTCTGGAACTGCAGGGAAAGGATAACCCTGATTTAATCCGGGCTAGCAGTGGTTTAGCCGGGGGATTGGGTTTTACCGGCAGAATCTGTGGGGCACTGACCGGTGGGGTATGTTTGCTCAGCCTGTATGCCGCTGACAATCCTAGGTTATACCTAATGATAGATGAATTGGTGGCTTGGTTTGAGCAGCAACACCCAAGTATTAACTGCTATGATATTATTGGTGATGATCCCAAGCAGAAACAAGATATTGCCAAATGTGGGGCTATCGTAGCCTTAACCTTTGATAAAGTGAAAGAGATTTTAGAGCAACAAGACATTAGTTTGACCGGTGATGGCAATGATTAA
- a CDS encoding FAD-dependent oxidoreductase, producing MEQRELREWENKCIQEHPPACTATCPVHVDVRSFTAAVAKEDFHAATTILQKKIPFPRIVVNICDRPCENHCKRQQAGEPLSIGELEKFCVNNDYLTAPKATPLPKRNKRVAVIGGGLSGLTAAYDLAKKGYAVVIFEALAVLGGKVWSYLGNVLTEQMINADLAVLNKMNIDLRLNTSLGKDVFLPELINEYDAIYLGLGNQKALALDLQVDDFTLATQHAGVFAGGSMIDAGSRYSSILSVAWGRKAATSIDRHIQRVSLTAGRTNEGPYQTRLYTNTKGITPLPKVPMKDMDGYNKAEAVAEARRCLQCQCLECVKGCAFLDHYNGYPKKYVREIYNNESIVMGLHYANKMINSCNLCGLCATVCPNDFDMGTLCRNARYNMVQRGKMPPSAFDFPLRDLKFNNSKKFALNRNQPGMETSKYALFPGCQLSASSPEQVIKVYGYLQQKLTGGVGMMLRCCGVPADWAGEQQLFQTLLKEIEDQWQALGCPQIIAACPTCYKTIKENLPQVKLLSLWEVLDQIGLPEQNKNGNLLKLALHDPCATREQPQIHQSVRNLAEKLGCEIEELAYNREQTKCCGYGGLMYASNPPLTNKVIDSCINESNSDYLTYCAMCRDFFISQGKKTYHLLDLIYPENIDDNNEAVDYSMRRENRTLLKQKLLAIYWGEKMEQMASYEKIKLYIDEDVQQLIRQRFILKEDIQKTIESAEKSGEKFINPDTGRFLAGHRNENITYWVEYAANNDGFRIYNAYCHRMHLG from the coding sequence ATGGAACAAAGAGAATTAAGGGAATGGGAAAACAAGTGTATCCAAGAGCACCCTCCTGCCTGTACCGCTACTTGTCCGGTACATGTCGATGTCCGTAGTTTTACCGCCGCCGTGGCTAAAGAGGATTTTCATGCAGCCACCACCATATTGCAAAAGAAAATACCCTTCCCCAGAATTGTGGTCAATATTTGTGACCGCCCCTGTGAAAACCACTGCAAGCGGCAGCAAGCGGGGGAGCCGTTATCCATTGGTGAATTAGAAAAATTTTGTGTTAACAATGATTATTTAACCGCGCCCAAAGCAACACCCCTACCAAAAAGGAACAAACGGGTGGCAGTGATTGGCGGTGGTTTAAGCGGACTTACAGCCGCATATGACTTGGCTAAGAAGGGGTATGCAGTTGTAATTTTTGAAGCCTTGGCGGTGTTGGGTGGTAAAGTATGGTCATACTTGGGCAATGTATTGACGGAACAAATGATCAATGCCGATTTGGCTGTGTTGAATAAAATGAATATCGACTTAAGACTTAATACCAGCTTGGGAAAAGATGTTTTTTTACCGGAATTAATTAATGAATACGATGCCATTTACCTTGGTTTGGGTAACCAAAAAGCTCTTGCCTTAGATTTACAAGTGGACGACTTTACTTTAGCGACCCAGCATGCAGGAGTATTTGCCGGTGGTAGCATGATTGACGCTGGGTCAAGGTATTCTTCCATTCTGTCGGTGGCATGGGGACGCAAAGCTGCCACTTCCATTGACCGCCACATCCAGAGGGTGTCGTTAACTGCGGGACGTACCAATGAGGGCCCTTACCAAACCCGTCTCTATACCAATACTAAAGGGATAACGCCGTTACCCAAGGTGCCCATGAAGGATATGGACGGTTACAATAAGGCAGAAGCAGTGGCAGAGGCAAGAAGGTGCTTACAGTGTCAATGTCTGGAATGTGTTAAAGGCTGTGCTTTTTTGGACCATTACAATGGCTATCCCAAAAAATATGTGCGAGAAATATATAATAATGAATCCATTGTTATGGGTTTGCACTATGCCAATAAAATGATTAACTCTTGTAATTTATGTGGATTGTGTGCCACTGTTTGTCCAAATGACTTTGATATGGGAACCCTATGCAGAAATGCCCGTTACAACATGGTGCAGCGGGGCAAAATGCCACCGTCAGCCTTTGATTTTCCCCTGCGGGATTTAAAGTTTAACAACAGCAAAAAATTTGCATTAAATAGAAATCAGCCGGGGATGGAGACCAGTAAATATGCCCTTTTTCCAGGCTGTCAACTCAGTGCCTCTTCCCCTGAGCAGGTGATAAAGGTTTATGGGTACCTGCAACAAAAACTAACTGGCGGTGTCGGGATGATGTTGCGGTGCTGTGGAGTGCCAGCGGACTGGGCTGGTGAACAGCAACTGTTTCAGACGTTGCTAAAGGAAATAGAAGATCAGTGGCAGGCACTGGGTTGTCCGCAAATTATTGCCGCCTGTCCCACCTGCTATAAAACAATCAAAGAAAATCTGCCCCAGGTGAAGTTGCTATCGTTGTGGGAAGTGCTGGACCAAATTGGGTTGCCAGAACAAAACAAAAATGGTAATTTGTTAAAATTAGCACTGCACGATCCCTGTGCCACCAGGGAGCAACCACAAATTCATCAAAGTGTACGCAACTTGGCTGAAAAACTCGGTTGTGAAATAGAGGAACTGGCATATAATCGGGAACAGACTAAATGCTGCGGTTACGGTGGCTTAATGTATGCCTCTAACCCACCTTTAACAAATAAGGTGATTGACAGTTGCATTAATGAAAGCAACAGTGATTATTTAACTTACTGTGCCATGTGTCGAGATTTCTTTATTTCCCAAGGCAAAAAAACCTATCACCTGTTGGACTTAATCTATCCCGAAAATATAGATGACAACAATGAAGCGGTGGATTATTCTATGAGGCGGGAAAACAGAACGCTGTTGAAACAAAAACTATTGGCTATTTATTGGGGAGAAAAAATGGAACAAATGGCTAGTTACGAAAAAATAAAACTTTATATTGATGAAGACGTGCAGCAACTTATACGCCAAAGATTTATACTGAAGGAAGATATTCAAAAAACCATTGAATCAGCGGAGAAAAGTGGCGAGAAATTTATCAACCCTGATACCGGCAGATTTTTGGCAGGACATAGAAATGAAAACATTACCTATTGGGTTGAATATGCTGCTAACAATGATGGATTTAGAATTTACAATGCATATTGCCATCGCATGCACCTAGGTTAG
- a CDS encoding molybdopterin-binding protein: protein MKVLPVEEAVGTVLCHDITQIIPGKFKGRAFKKGHIIQPEDIPRLLDIGKEHLYVMDLRDGMVHEDEAALRIARAAAGAGVTLAEPSEGKVSLIAATKGLLKINVEALYQINSIEDTMFATIHNNQVVNEGKNLAGTRIIPLATASTNIQKVEEICRINYPIVEVKPLKPCKVGVVTTGSEVYHGRIQDKFGPVIRQKMQQWGSEVIGQTLVSDSVEMIVTAINNFLAAGVEVITVTGGMSVDPDDVSPAGIRAAGGEIVTYGAPTLPGAMFMLAYIGDVPILGLPGCVMYHRSSIFDLVMPRLLAGEKLTRRDIALFAHGGLCSTCKECRYPDCAFGKGS, encoded by the coding sequence ATGAAAGTTTTGCCAGTGGAAGAAGCGGTGGGAACTGTACTGTGCCATGACATCACCCAAATAATCCCAGGTAAATTTAAAGGCCGAGCCTTTAAAAAGGGGCATATCATTCAGCCAGAGGACATACCCCGGTTACTGGATATTGGAAAAGAACACTTGTATGTGATGGATTTACGGGATGGAATGGTGCATGAAGATGAAGCTGCCCTTAGGATTGCCCGGGCGGCAGCGGGTGCTGGAGTAACCCTTGCCGAACCAAGCGAAGGCAAGGTAAGTCTTATTGCAGCCACAAAAGGATTATTAAAAATAAACGTTGAGGCATTATACCAAATTAATTCCATTGAAGACACTATGTTTGCCACTATACATAACAACCAAGTGGTTAACGAAGGTAAAAATTTGGCTGGCACCAGGATTATACCATTGGCCACTGCTAGCACTAATATTCAGAAAGTTGAGGAAATTTGTCGAATAAACTATCCAATTGTGGAGGTTAAGCCACTAAAGCCCTGTAAGGTGGGTGTGGTAACAACGGGCAGTGAAGTCTATCATGGGCGCATACAGGACAAGTTTGGCCCGGTTATTCGGCAAAAAATGCAGCAATGGGGCAGTGAAGTGATTGGACAAACGTTGGTTTCAGACAGTGTAGAAATGATTGTGACGGCCATAAATAATTTTTTAGCGGCCGGTGTCGAAGTGATCACCGTTACCGGCGGCATGTCTGTGGACCCTGATGATGTGTCTCCGGCAGGAATTAGGGCGGCTGGTGGAGAGATTGTCACTTACGGTGCACCCACTTTACCGGGAGCGATGTTTATGCTGGCTTACATTGGCGATGTGCCCATCCTGGGGTTACCCGGCTGTGTGATGTATCACCGTTCCAGCATTTTTGACTTAGTGATGCCACGGCTATTGGCAGGGGAAAAGCTAACCCGGCGTGATATTGCTCTGTTTGCCCATGGCGGTCTTTGCTCTACCTGTAAGGAATGCCGCTATCCCGATTGTGCCTTCGGCAAAGGAAGCTAA
- a CDS encoding CLJU_RS11820 family redox protein — translation MSYRPIENTNTPWRCAKCNCQLELGKVNVSYLGGSFPVELLKCPQCGLVLITEDLALGKMAEVERSLEDK, via the coding sequence ATGAGCTATAGACCGATAGAAAATACTAACACCCCTTGGCGCTGTGCCAAATGTAATTGCCAGTTAGAATTGGGTAAGGTTAACGTCAGTTACCTGGGGGGCTCTTTTCCGGTGGAACTACTGAAATGCCCTCAATGTGGATTGGTGCTAATCACCGAAGACTTGGCGTTGGGTAAAATGGCCGAAGTGGAAAGAAGTTTGGAGGATAAATAA
- a CDS encoding class I SAM-dependent methyltransferase, with amino-acid sequence MAKESCRIYESETIQQVTGSTVRPGGFTLTDRAMTICAFPAGAKLLDVGCGNGATVERLINQYHLQVVGIDPSPVMLASGKKRNANLPIFEGTGECLNFNDSEMDGVIAECTLSLMSDLQLCLKQVHRVLKPQGKLIVSDIYIRSEDISVHWHDDASTCLSGAKQRSAWLKLMTDAGFKIELWQDHTQLLKELMVHLIFTHGSMNEFWCQMLGGCQRAQKIQNTLQQVKLGYFLLIATKEEGDSHGGHNLSHV; translated from the coding sequence ATGGCCAAGGAAAGCTGTCGGATATACGAAAGCGAAACCATTCAGCAGGTTACCGGTAGCACCGTAAGGCCCGGCGGGTTTACGCTTACCGATCGGGCGATGACCATCTGTGCTTTTCCAGCCGGGGCAAAGCTATTGGATGTCGGTTGTGGCAACGGCGCCACAGTGGAACGCCTAATCAATCAATACCACCTACAAGTGGTGGGCATAGATCCCTCTCCAGTAATGCTGGCCAGCGGCAAAAAGCGAAATGCCAACTTGCCGATATTTGAGGGCACTGGAGAATGCCTAAACTTTAATGACAGTGAAATGGACGGTGTCATCGCTGAATGCACGCTGTCACTTATGTCCGACCTACAGCTTTGTTTAAAGCAAGTGCACCGGGTGTTAAAGCCCCAGGGTAAATTAATCGTCTCGGATATATACATCAGAAGCGAGGACATCAGCGTCCATTGGCATGATGATGCCAGCACTTGTCTGAGCGGTGCCAAGCAAAGGTCTGCCTGGTTAAAGCTGATGACCGATGCAGGCTTTAAAATAGAGCTTTGGCAAGACCATACCCAATTGTTAAAAGAGTTGATGGTACATTTAATTTTTACCCACGGCTCAATGAATGAATTTTGGTGCCAAATGTTGGGGGGCTGCCAGCGAGCCCAAAAAATACAAAATACATTGCAACAAGTAAAACTAGGATACTTTTTACTTATTGCTACCAAAGAGGAAGGGGATAGCCATGGCGGACACAACCTTTCGCATGTTTGA